In the genome of Brassica oleracea var. oleracea cultivar TO1000 unplaced genomic scaffold, BOL UnpScaffold00877, whole genome shotgun sequence, the window GCGTACCATAAAGGGACATAGGGTGATGACAAATCCAAGAATGGGTATTGCCACCTGCATCAAACAGATACCACATTTGTTATACTAACTAATCTATTCATAGAATCATGTAAAGAATGATAGATAGAAGTAAGAACCATGGCTGTTACCAGAAAGAGACACAAGCATGAACAATCCACTGAAATAACACGAACACGCCAGTCCATTCCACCAAGTATGAAATCATGAACAATGAGAATCTCTGGATACAAAGAAAGCATCACCAAATTCATCGTCACTACAATCATCGAtcatcatatttttgttttgttttgttttctaagCAGAGAATTCAAGAAAGTTTCGCCAAGGAGAGAGACAGCGTTGACCGAGTGCATAACCACAATGAACTACAGTTTATACTTTTGGTCAGATTCAAGCATACAATTTACAAAATGTGTGACAATATCTTGgttaaaaaacttacaaaatcgAGACTAAAATCTTTAGATGAGAGAAAAGCGTGCATAATGAACCAAACACACATCATCTGTAAGCAATACAGCTCCAGCACAAGTCTACAATTCAAAACAACATGttcagagatagagagagacatGAGCAGAGAACTTAACAGATATGACACTTATAACCAGGAAACATATACTTGAAAAAGAATCTGATGGATGTAACCCCATTAAGATGCAACTTGACGTGTAGACTTGTTGAGTCTCTCGTGTCCGTTAGAAGTTTTAAACACATTcgagttttattcgttttataCTTTGGAACCATTGATTGTTGAAGTAATCAAATCGAACGGTCATAAGGAAATGTTCGAGAAAGCTGAAGACTGACGTAGACGTTCGTACTCgttgcatttttttttgctaagaatttGAATTGCATTACTTGAATGGGCAGTTTGCATATTACAAAGAGTTTAAGACAGGTCAGGAACAAGCTCCATggcaaaaaagataaaacatggAGATAACCTGAGAAAATAGTGCTAATTGATCACCTTGCTGTTAGGCAAAAGTTAACCATTTAGCAATAAGGTTTTTGAACTTCTTACGGTTCCTACGAGCGAGAATGGCGTCTCTGATTCTGCGATCAAGTAGTTTAAAGATGACTTCTGAAGAGGAGGAGATGTTGTTATGCAGCCTATTGTTCCTCTCATGCCACAAAGAGTAGATAACTGCTTGAGCAACAAGTCTTCTTAGAGTTGTTGGACATATTGAATCCTTTGATCCCAACCAATCAGAAAAAGCATTCCAAGAGTGAAAGGAGAGAGTTCTGTACCCTAGCCTTCTGATGATCATGGCCCATAGATGCTGGCTAACTTCACACCTGAGAAAGAGGTGATCTCTATCTTCTTCAAACAATGGTTATTATCATGGTTATTATAGTTGCTGAATTATGTTAAATTATTGCTATACCAGCATATCATATATGGTATATCATCATGTCGGTTCTTTTTCACTTCATCATATCATTACACCAACAAAGTAAatcctaattttaaaatataagaatgttttattttcccAACAGGGTCGGCCTCAATTGGCTGGTGAAGTGAAAGGCGTGGCGTGGAATAGCTCCCTTATACCAAACATTACTTGTCCAAAGTTGGATAGGGGCTCTTGGTCTCAATGACTCCCACGTGAGCTTTGTGGAAAAAGCATCTAGTTCTACATTATCAACTCGCCACAAAAATTCATCATCATGAGCAGAAGCACATGGGAGACTAACAGAGGCAAGGTGAATTTGCAAGGCCTCCGCTTCGTCAGAACGGGCTGATGGAAGCTTCCATCCATTCTCATTAACCACTGAGCAGATTCTGGCGTCCGTAGGGATTCCCAGCTCTCGAGGCCCTTGGGGACCAAAGTGACGAATGAGAGGACCGAAAGGAGTCCACACGTCATGCCAGAAACTTGTTTGATTTCCGTTACCCACTCTCGACATTAAAAAAGCAGAGGCAGCATTACGCAGAGAAAGCAAAGCTTTCCAAGTCCATGATGAGTGGCCTTTTTGTTCCTGCTCCCAAAATATTCTGTTTTTGATCCTGTTTTCCTTGATCCAGCATCCCCAAAGTGATTTATGATTGCAAAACAGAACCCAAATGAGGCGGAGACAAAGCGTGAGGTTCCAGACTTTAAGATTTCGGAGGCCGAGACCTCCTTCATTCATTGGCAAGCAGAGCTCGTTGCATCCCACCTTGGcaccatttttcttttctatgtcTCCTGACCAAAGGAAGCGAGTGCAGAGACTCTGAATTTTG includes:
- the LOC106320309 gene encoding uncharacterized protein LOC106320309 is translated as MNEGGLGLRNLKVWNLTLCLRLIWVLFCNHKSLWGCWIKENRIKNRIFWEQEQKGHSSWTWKALLSLRNAASAFLMSRVGNGNQTSFWHDVWTPFGPLIRHFGPQGPRELGIPTDARICSVVNENGWKLPSARSDEAEALQIHLASVSLPCASAHDDEFLWRVDNVELDAFSTKLTWESLRPRAPIQLWTSNVWCEVSQHLWAMIIRRLGYRTLSFHSWNAFSDWLGSKDSICPTTLRRLVAQAVIYSLWHERNNRLHNNISSSSEVIFKLLDRRIRDAILARRNRKKFKNLIAKWLTFA